A segment of the Bacillus pseudomycoides genome:
AGAAGAATAAAATTAGGAGTTTTTTCTTACCAATTATTTATTTAAATTCAATTCATATAAGAATTTTTCAACGATTTCATAATCTGTTTTTCCAAGGGAGCTACATATGGTAAATATACAATTGAAAATCGTAACAAGAGAAAACTGGGAAGAAGCACTAAAATTACAAGTATCCAAGAAACAAAATCAATTTGTACCGTCTGTAGCTGTATCACTTGCAAAAATATATATTAAACCAGATGGCGAAAATGTAGAATATATACCGTTTGCTATATACGACAACGATATTATGGTTGGGTTTATTATGCATGCCTTCGATAGAAATACAGTGGACATGTATTGGATTAATGGGTTTATGATTGATGAGAAATATCAAGGAAAAGGATACGGAAAATTCACCTTAATAGTGATGATTAAATGGATTAACGATCATTTTTCTCAGTGTAAAGAAATTCGTCTAACTGTTCATAAAAAGAACATTCCGGCAAAAAGGTTATATGAAAGATATGGTTTTGTAGATCTTGGTCATGTTTATGATGAAGAACGAGTATATCGTTTATTTGTTTAACTTTAATTACGAAAAGGCGTGAAACAAAATATGCAATTTAATGAAGTGAAAATCGAAATATTTATTCCGAAAGAATTTATTGAAGACTTACGAGATGAATTAAATAAAGTTCAGGGGGAATTATGATAACTGCATGTCTTATAGCACTGTTAAAGGGTACTGGAGACCGCTAGACAACTCAGAACCTTATAATGGAGAAATTGGTCAAACATGTGAAGGGCAAGAATGCAAAGTGGAAATACGTTGTAAACGAGAAATAGTAAAAGATGCTCTTGCGGTTATTCATCGCATTCACCCCTACGAAACACCTATGATTTATATTATTCCACTACTAAATGAGTATTTTGGACAAATGTAATATTCTTTGGAGGGTAAAATGATAAGTGCAGCATATCAAATCTTAAGTTTAGAAGATTATTTAAAGGTGTATTCAAAATCTATTCACGATAGTTATCGAAGAACAAAAAATAATAGTAAGGATGTAACGAAAATAAATACTATAAAGCAGTTACTGCATAAAGAGGA
Coding sequences within it:
- a CDS encoding GNAT family N-acetyltransferase; the protein is MVNIQLKIVTRENWEEALKLQVSKKQNQFVPSVAVSLAKIYIKPDGENVEYIPFAIYDNDIMVGFIMHAFDRNTVDMYWINGFMIDEKYQGKGYGKFTLIVMIKWINDHFSQCKEIRLTVHKKNIPAKRLYERYGFVDLGHVYDEERVYRLFV